A region of Caldalkalibacillus uzonensis DNA encodes the following proteins:
- a CDS encoding DinB family protein encodes MDYRDEVLWNQLFDVRQYTLQIVENISESMIDIIPAGHHNSIRWNIGHIIYDQDVWFHHFMKDDMDVPGYYRHFFDFGTSPCTWKQEPPAWRELVEELRIQPHRLKKKFAGRLDEPLQTTTELGMGKLGEVIPRTLYHEWYHLGVIQSIKRFADSRPEDGVK; translated from the coding sequence GTGGATTATAGGGACGAGGTGCTGTGGAATCAACTGTTTGATGTACGTCAGTATACGTTGCAAATTGTTGAAAATATAAGTGAGAGTATGATCGATATCATTCCCGCTGGACACCATAACTCCATTCGTTGGAATATTGGCCACATCATATATGATCAGGATGTTTGGTTTCATCATTTCATGAAGGATGATATGGATGTGCCTGGATATTATCGGCATTTCTTTGATTTTGGGACGAGTCCTTGCACCTGGAAGCAGGAGCCCCCTGCTTGGAGAGAGCTGGTAGAAGAACTCCGTATCCAACCACACCGTTTAAAAAAGAAATTTGCAGGCAGACTGGATGAACCCTTACAGACCACAACAGAATTAGGAATGGGCAAACTCGGTGAAGTGATTCCACGCACGTTATATCACGAATGGTATCACTTGGGGGTTATCCAGTCCATCAAGCGGTTTGCTGATAGCCGACCAGAAGATGGGGTGAAATAA
- the nadA gene encoding quinolinate synthase NadA, with protein sequence MAHSQITSSSISPEMFYQWPVDEMEARVRVIKQALGDQLVILGHHYQKDEVFQFADFTGDSLKLAQLAAQQHQASYIVFCGVHFMAETADILTSENQTVILPDLKAGCSMADMADDEQVEECWELLTGLFGETVVPMTYVNSTAAIKAFCGRNGGLTCTSSNAKNMFQWAFSHKERILFLPDEHLGRNTAASLGIPLEEMAVYNPLTRELEDVQTKLDQIKVILWKGFCSVHQHFKLEHVQRVRQRDPQIKVLVHPECNYDVVCAADDSGSTEYIIRQVQNAPPGSKWAIGTEVNLVQRLAKTHPEQTIRLLNDMICPCLTMNRIDLPHLLWALESIYQGDNVNPIRVETDVAREARIALERMLQNS encoded by the coding sequence ATGGCACATTCACAGATAACATCCTCTTCCATCTCGCCGGAGATGTTTTATCAATGGCCAGTGGATGAGATGGAAGCACGGGTGAGAGTGATTAAACAAGCCTTAGGGGATCAACTGGTTATTTTGGGTCATCACTATCAAAAGGATGAAGTGTTCCAGTTTGCTGACTTTACGGGGGACTCTTTAAAGCTGGCCCAACTGGCGGCCCAGCAGCACCAGGCATCTTACATCGTGTTTTGTGGTGTTCATTTTATGGCGGAAACAGCGGATATTTTAACCTCTGAGAACCAAACAGTGATCTTGCCTGACTTAAAAGCAGGCTGCTCTATGGCTGACATGGCCGATGATGAGCAGGTGGAAGAATGTTGGGAACTGTTAACGGGGCTGTTTGGTGAAACCGTTGTACCCATGACCTATGTGAACTCCACAGCGGCTATTAAAGCGTTTTGCGGACGGAACGGGGGCTTAACGTGCACCTCTTCCAATGCCAAAAACATGTTTCAGTGGGCTTTCAGCCACAAGGAGCGCATCTTGTTTCTGCCTGATGAACATTTAGGGCGCAACACAGCCGCCAGCCTGGGTATTCCATTGGAGGAGATGGCGGTTTACAATCCTCTGACCAGGGAACTGGAAGACGTCCAGACAAAGCTGGACCAGATTAAGGTCATCTTGTGGAAAGGTTTCTGTTCTGTCCATCAGCATTTTAAGCTGGAACATGTTCAGCGGGTCAGACAAAGGGATCCGCAGATCAAAGTGCTGGTTCATCCCGAGTGCAATTATGATGTGGTCTGTGCCGCTGATGACAGCGGTTCAACGGAGTATATCATCAGGCAGGTGCAAAACGCACCACCAGGCTCCAAATGGGCCATCGGCACAGAAGTGAATCTGGTGCAGCGCTTGGCCAAAACCCACCCTGAGCAGACCATCCGCCTGCTTAACGATATGATCTGTCCCTGTTTAACCATGAACCGGATTGACCTGCCCCACCTGCTGTGGGCATTAGAGAGTATTTATCAAGGGGATAATGTCAATCCCATTCGCGTTGAAACAGATGTTGCCCGAGAGGCCCGCATTGCCCTTGAGCGAATGTTACAAAACTCTTAA
- a CDS encoding cysteine desulfurase family protein codes for MPRYVYLDHAATTPVDPHVWEAMKPYCLNVFGNPSSLHLFGDRADEAVHQAKREILHLLGANQGKVVLTSGGTEANNLALKGVAHMYQQQGRHIVVSAIEHDSVLSACTALEKQGFTISYIPVDSQGKINLYKLEQMLTEHTILVSVMHANNEVGTLQPIDTIGQLIKAKRLKQGTKTPFFHCDAVQTLGKIPFQVEEWGVDLLSFSAHKFYGPKGVGGLYVQRGVRLSPLLHGGGQEYGWRSGTQNVPGLIGTAYALKQSHERQPEDWNRYVKLNTTIREGLQALPGIQLTVPASLALPTHIHFLCQQIEGQALMQELSKKGIAVSTSSACHAHYWAPSHVMLAMGYNDEQAKQAVRISLGRGVTSEDIHYFLQQIKEIIRTFRSSHALS; via the coding sequence ATGCCACGTTATGTTTATCTTGATCATGCAGCCACGACCCCGGTAGATCCACACGTGTGGGAGGCCATGAAACCTTATTGCTTGAATGTGTTTGGTAATCCGAGCAGTCTGCATCTCTTTGGTGACCGGGCTGACGAAGCCGTGCATCAAGCAAAAAGGGAGATTCTCCATCTATTAGGGGCTAATCAGGGGAAGGTTGTCTTAACCAGCGGAGGAACGGAAGCTAACAATCTGGCTCTCAAGGGTGTTGCTCACATGTACCAACAACAAGGGCGGCATATTGTGGTCAGTGCCATTGAGCATGATTCCGTTCTGTCGGCCTGTACCGCTCTTGAAAAACAAGGATTTACCATCAGTTATATTCCGGTTGACAGCCAGGGGAAAATCAACTTGTACAAGCTGGAACAAATGTTAACCGAGCACACGATTCTAGTCTCCGTCATGCACGCCAACAATGAAGTGGGCACCCTCCAACCCATTGACACCATCGGTCAACTCATAAAAGCCAAACGTTTGAAACAGGGAACGAAAACACCATTCTTTCATTGTGACGCGGTACAGACACTGGGGAAAATTCCTTTTCAAGTGGAAGAGTGGGGAGTGGATTTGCTCTCCTTTTCCGCCCATAAATTTTACGGACCGAAAGGTGTTGGAGGGCTGTATGTGCAGAGGGGCGTCCGCCTTTCTCCCTTGCTCCATGGAGGGGGACAAGAGTATGGCTGGCGCTCGGGCACACAGAATGTACCCGGTCTCATAGGTACCGCCTATGCTTTAAAACAGAGCCATGAACGGCAGCCAGAAGATTGGAACCGGTATGTTAAACTGAACACAACAATAAGAGAAGGATTGCAAGCCCTGCCTGGCATTCAATTGACGGTTCCCGCTTCTTTAGCCTTGCCAACCCATATTCATTTCTTGTGTCAGCAAATCGAGGGTCAGGCCCTGATGCAGGAACTGTCCAAAAAGGGTATTGCCGTTTCTACCAGCTCAGCATGTCATGCTCACTACTGGGCCCCGTCCCATGTTATGCTGGCCATGGGCTATAACGACGAGCAAGCCAAACAAGCCGTGCGCATCAGTTTGGGACGAGGAGTAACGAGTGAAGATATCCATTATTTTCTGCAGCAGATAAAAGAGATTATCCGCACGTTCAGAAGCAGTCATGCTTTATCTTAA
- the nadB gene encoding L-aspartate oxidase: MKSYQTDVLVIGSGIAGLYAALQHSEYARVMLVTKSAWPESNSSQAQGGIAVAIGEGDSAEAHVEDTLRCGCGINDREALNVLMTYSFMVLEDLCRLGVPFDADEAGQLKLGREGFHSFPRIIHAGGDATGAAIVNTLMQRVREEPQISIYEEAFVEQLVVDGNRCVGAILFARGEHILVQSAAVVLAAGGCGQLYKETTNSLFSTGDGMALACEAGADLADMEFVQFHPTALAVPVHPKPLVSEAVRGEGGVLINDDGYAFMPEYHPWGDLAPRDVVARAIFDQQQKGQHVYLDTPRLGPVFGERFPTIYRRCLQLGFDPVKQPLPVTPAAHFIMGGVWTDEWGLTSLDGLYACGEVACTGVHGANRLASNSLLEGLVFAKRIKEALQRDMVRRPANMTARDVVPRFTAQHYAFSFEQLISHQATRRLQQLMWEAAGLVRTESGLRRLEATLRQWEAIWAHHHPVWTNMARVALAITRAALERTESRGAHFRADYPYEQEVWQHKRTRWRRGKDESSLVGGTIETSAQ; the protein is encoded by the coding sequence ATGAAATCTTATCAAACGGATGTACTGGTTATAGGCAGTGGCATTGCCGGTTTGTATGCCGCTTTACAACACAGTGAATACGCCCGGGTGATGTTGGTGACCAAATCGGCTTGGCCAGAGAGTAATTCCAGCCAGGCCCAGGGCGGGATTGCGGTTGCCATAGGGGAAGGGGACTCAGCTGAAGCGCATGTGGAAGATACCCTTCGGTGTGGATGCGGCATCAATGACCGTGAAGCTCTGAATGTACTAATGACCTACAGTTTTATGGTACTAGAAGACTTATGTCGTCTGGGTGTTCCTTTTGATGCGGATGAAGCGGGCCAGCTTAAGCTTGGCCGGGAAGGGTTTCATTCATTTCCCAGGATTATTCATGCAGGGGGAGATGCCACTGGGGCTGCCATCGTGAACACTTTGATGCAGCGGGTACGGGAAGAACCCCAGATTTCCATTTATGAAGAGGCATTTGTTGAACAATTGGTGGTGGATGGAAACCGTTGTGTGGGTGCCATATTGTTTGCCCGGGGCGAGCATATCCTGGTGCAAAGCGCTGCTGTCGTTTTGGCTGCCGGTGGTTGCGGCCAGCTTTACAAGGAAACAACCAACAGTTTGTTCAGTACAGGAGATGGCATGGCCTTGGCCTGTGAGGCCGGGGCAGATCTGGCTGATATGGAATTTGTGCAGTTCCATCCCACGGCTTTGGCTGTACCCGTACATCCAAAACCCTTGGTCTCAGAAGCGGTACGGGGTGAGGGGGGCGTGTTGATCAATGATGACGGATACGCCTTTATGCCGGAGTATCATCCCTGGGGTGATTTGGCTCCGCGGGACGTGGTGGCCCGTGCCATTTTTGACCAGCAGCAAAAAGGACAGCACGTCTATTTGGATACGCCTCGTCTCGGACCGGTCTTTGGGGAGCGTTTCCCCACGATTTACCGGCGTTGCCTTCAACTTGGCTTTGATCCCGTTAAACAGCCGCTACCTGTCACCCCTGCTGCTCACTTTATCATGGGCGGGGTTTGGACGGATGAGTGGGGGCTCACGTCACTGGACGGATTGTATGCTTGCGGAGAGGTGGCGTGCACAGGTGTACATGGGGCTAATCGTTTGGCCAGTAATTCTCTTTTGGAGGGTTTGGTCTTTGCCAAGCGCATTAAGGAGGCACTTCAACGTGATATGGTAAGGAGACCGGCCAACATGACGGCCAGGGATGTAGTCCCCCGCTTTACAGCACAGCACTACGCTTTCTCTTTCGAGCAGCTAATAAGTCATCAGGCAACACGCAGACTGCAACAGCTGATGTGGGAGGCTGCCGGATTGGTGAGAACTGAAAGCGGGTTACGGCGACTGGAAGCGACGCTTCGCCAGTGGGAAGCTATCTGGGCTCACCATCATCCCGTGTGGACCAACATGGCCCGGGTCGCTTTGGCTATTACCCGAGCGGCTCTGGAACGAACAGAAAGCAGGGGGGCTCATTTTCGGGCGGATTACCCTTACGAACAAGAGGTATGGCAACACAAACGGACAAGGTGGAGGAGGGGCAAAGATGAATCCTCTCTTGTTGGAGGAACAATTGAAACAAGCGCTCAGTGA
- a CDS encoding transcription repressor NadR, with protein sequence MKHMSKLLGDKRRHYLLELLKSKKKPLTGTFLAEETGVSRQVIVQDIALLKAKNEPIVATPQGYLYLSSPSPQPKRRVIACQHAFEQTERELTILVEHGVKVVDVIVEHPIYGQIQGSLMVESKKDVHDFLRKVQDNQAKLLSSLTEGVHLHTVEANDDKRIDEACQALEAEGILLKRD encoded by the coding sequence ATGAAGCACATGTCTAAATTGCTGGGAGACAAACGGCGCCACTATTTGTTAGAGTTATTAAAATCCAAGAAAAAACCCCTCACTGGTACCTTTCTTGCTGAGGAAACCGGTGTGAGCCGCCAAGTCATTGTGCAGGATATCGCACTTTTAAAAGCGAAAAATGAACCTATCGTGGCCACTCCCCAAGGTTATTTGTATCTTAGCTCCCCATCTCCTCAGCCCAAACGGCGCGTCATTGCTTGTCAGCATGCATTTGAGCAAACGGAGCGGGAGTTAACCATTTTGGTGGAGCATGGTGTTAAAGTTGTTGATGTGATCGTTGAACACCCGATTTATGGCCAAATTCAGGGTTCATTAATGGTTGAATCAAAAAAGGATGTGCATGATTTCTTGCGTAAAGTGCAAGACAACCAGGCCAAACTGCTTTCTTCTCTGACGGAAGGTGTACACCTGCATACGGTAGAAGCCAATGATGACAAACGGATAGATGAAGCTTGCCAAGCCCTTGAAGCAGAGGGAATCTTACTTAAAAGAGATTAA
- the nadC gene encoding carboxylating nicotinate-nucleotide diphosphorylase codes for MNPLLLEEQLKQALSEDLGFGDRTTEAVVPEEQWASGVVMAKGKGVMAGLPVFERVMQLVDHRVEITPLVKEGERVEQGTSVIRIQGPTRAILTGERVALNFLQRLSGIATVTRQAVDLVKAYGTKIADTRKTTPGLRMLEKYAVTVGGGINHRLRLDDAVLIKDNHIHAAGGLSEAVHRVREKMGHTIFIEVETETLAQVKEAVALKVNGILLDNMTVPQLKEAVALIPTSIISEASGNMRLDHLEAVAQTGVQVISIGWLTHSAPSLDLSLNLDGSIKK; via the coding sequence ATGAATCCTCTCTTGTTGGAGGAACAATTGAAACAAGCGCTCAGTGAAGATCTGGGTTTTGGGGACCGGACTACGGAGGCGGTGGTACCGGAGGAACAGTGGGCCAGCGGTGTGGTGATGGCTAAAGGAAAAGGGGTCATGGCCGGTTTGCCTGTTTTTGAACGGGTGATGCAGCTAGTTGACCACCGGGTGGAAATAACGCCTCTCGTTAAAGAGGGTGAGCGTGTTGAACAAGGGACATCTGTGATCCGTATACAAGGACCAACGCGGGCCATTTTAACCGGAGAGCGTGTGGCGCTCAATTTTTTGCAACGTTTGTCTGGCATTGCCACTGTGACGCGCCAAGCTGTTGATTTAGTTAAAGCCTACGGGACCAAGATTGCTGATACCCGCAAGACCACACCGGGTCTACGCATGTTGGAAAAATATGCAGTCACCGTTGGAGGTGGAATTAATCACCGCCTGCGGCTGGATGACGCTGTGTTAATTAAAGATAACCATATTCATGCCGCGGGTGGGCTAAGTGAGGCAGTGCATCGGGTAAGGGAAAAAATGGGTCACACCATCTTTATCGAAGTGGAAACGGAAACCCTCGCGCAGGTGAAGGAAGCTGTGGCACTGAAGGTAAACGGCATTTTGTTGGATAACATGACCGTTCCCCAATTAAAGGAGGCAGTTGCCCTTATTCCTACTTCGATTATCAGTGAAGCTTCCGGCAATATGCGCCTGGATCATTTGGAAGCTGTGGCCCAAACCGGGGTACAGGTGATTTCTATCGGCTGGCTGACTCACTCTGCTCCATCCCTTGACCTTAGTCTTAATTTGGATGGCAGCATTAAAAAGTGA